A section of the Bacillus pumilus genome encodes:
- a CDS encoding FAD-dependent oxidoreductase, translating into MKSQNVIIIGSGVAGLATALFLKKAGMESTIYESRSDEELETGAGFLLSPNGVKILDGIGCKNEVIANATVIKKIQQINSENEVEAIFYNYSEKYYDAPLLNVMRDQIIQSLLKEVHRQGIEVKYNKKLTSIKQQPHSVQVLFEDETVITGDIVIGADGTFSKTREAIAFNAKLDYSGFWGLQGVSFVKDFVLDEATSYFYNDGNFQFIFGKAHPTNKMNILWQAFSQCPEKLPTKHFEKANKETILQLLYKQMEGWNIPKHLFAIIDHTEMFFPRSIYEIKNLSVWSKGRVVLVGDAVHTANPFVGQGASYSLEDAMLIAKMLRDHDYRDAFYYYEKDRRKRTEELNALFQHMSIQNDIDKKMNEYTIEWDEETYV; encoded by the coding sequence ATGAAATCTCAAAATGTGATTATTATCGGCAGTGGTGTAGCAGGATTGGCTACTGCGTTATTTTTAAAAAAGGCTGGAATGGAAAGTACGATTTATGAAAGCAGGTCAGATGAAGAATTAGAAACAGGAGCAGGTTTTTTACTGTCTCCAAATGGGGTAAAGATTTTGGATGGAATCGGGTGTAAAAATGAAGTGATAGCAAATGCAACCGTGATAAAGAAGATCCAGCAAATAAACAGTGAAAATGAAGTAGAAGCGATCTTTTACAATTATAGTGAAAAATATTATGATGCCCCTTTACTGAACGTCATGAGAGACCAAATCATCCAATCACTTTTAAAAGAAGTTCACCGCCAAGGAATAGAAGTGAAATACAACAAAAAGTTAACCTCGATCAAACAGCAGCCTCATTCCGTTCAGGTTCTTTTTGAAGATGAAACTGTGATAACAGGTGATATCGTAATAGGAGCAGATGGAACTTTTTCTAAAACAAGAGAGGCTATTGCGTTTAATGCTAAATTAGACTATAGCGGTTTTTGGGGACTACAAGGAGTATCGTTTGTGAAGGATTTTGTATTGGATGAGGCAACAAGTTATTTTTACAATGACGGAAACTTTCAATTCATTTTTGGGAAAGCGCATCCAACAAATAAAATGAATATTTTATGGCAAGCTTTCTCTCAGTGTCCTGAGAAGTTACCTACAAAACATTTTGAGAAAGCCAATAAAGAAACAATCTTACAGTTATTATATAAACAAATGGAAGGCTGGAATATTCCGAAGCACCTTTTTGCCATTATCGATCATACAGAGATGTTTTTCCCAAGAAGTATTTATGAAATCAAGAACCTCTCTGTGTGGTCAAAAGGACGTGTTGTTCTTGTAGGTGATGCGGTACATACGGCGAATCCTTTTGTTGGTCAAGGAGCATCATATAGTCTAGAAGATGCCATGCTCATAGCAAAGATGCTAAGGGATCATGATTATCGAGATGCGTTCTATTATTATGAAAAGGATCGAAGAAAGAGGACAGAAGAATTGAATGCGCTATTTCAGCACATGAGTATTCAAAACGATATTGATAAAAAAATGAACGAATACACGATTGAATGGGATGAAGAAACTTACGTATGA